The following are encoded in a window of Carya illinoinensis cultivar Pawnee chromosome 15, C.illinoinensisPawnee_v1, whole genome shotgun sequence genomic DNA:
- the LOC122297418 gene encoding phenylcoumaran benzylic ether reductase Betv6-like, which translates to MAMKSRILIIGGTGYIGKFIVEASTRAGHPTFALVRESTLSDPNPSKRELVQKFNNLGVTLLHGDLYDHESLVKAIKQVDVVISTVGPPQFADQIKIVAAIKEAGNIKKFFPSEFGNDVDRVHAVGPAKKAFATKAEIRRAVEAEGIPYTYVVNNFFAGYFVPILAQPEVTAPPMDKVYIYGDGNTQAIFNKEDDIGTYTIRAVDDPRTLNKILYLKPPKNFYSFNELVALWENKIGKTLEKTYVPEDKILKDIEESPFPISKILSINHSIFVKGDQTNFEIEPSFGVEASELYPDVKYTTVDEYITQMFT; encoded by the exons ATGGCTATGAAAAGCAGGATTTTGATCATCGGAGGCACCGGTTACATCGGAAAATTCATCGTGGAAGCGAGCACAAGGGCTGGCCATCCCACCTTTGCTTTGGTCAGAGAGAGCACACTCTCCGATCCCAATCCTTCAAAGCGAGAACTCGTCCAGAAATTCAACAACTTAGGGGTCACTTTGCTCCAT GGAGATCTCTATGACCATGAAAGTTTGGTAAAGGCGATTAAGCAGGTGGATGTAGTGATATCAACGGTAGGGCCACCTCAATTTGCAGATCAGATTAAGATCGTTGCTGCCATTAAAGAAGCTGGTAACATTAAG AAGTTCTTCCCATCAGAATTTGGGAACGACGTGGATCGTGTGCATGCTGTCGGGCCGGCGAAGAAAGCTTTTGCAACGAAGGCGGAAATCCGACGTGCAGTGGAGGCGGAAGGCATCCCCTACACTTATGTGGTAAACAACTTCTTCGCTGGCTATTTTGTACCCATATTAGCACAGCCTGAAGTTACTGCTCCTCCTATGGACAAAGTCTACATCTATGGAGATGGAAATACCCAAG CTATTTTTAACAAGGAAGATGACATAGGAACCTATACGATTAGAGCAGTGGATGACCCAAGAACACTGAACAAGATTCTCTATCTCAAGCCCCCTAAAAACTTTTACTCATTCAATGAGCTTGTTGCCCTTTGGGAAAACAAGATTGGCAAAACTCTTGAGAAAACCTATGTTCCAGAAGACAAGATTTTGAAGGACATAGAAG AGTCCCCATTTCCGATCAGTAAGATATTATCAATCAACCACTCAATCTTTGTAAAGGGAGATCAGACCAACTTTGAGATTGAACCATCTTTTGGCGTGGAGGCTTCTGAGCTATACCCAGATGTCAAATACACCACTGTGGATGAATACATCACTCAAATGTTCACATGA
- the LOC122297417 gene encoding phenylcoumaran benzylic ether reductase Betv6: MAEKSKILFIGGTGYIGKFIVEASAKSGHPTFALVRESTLSDPVKGKLVEKFKDLGVTLLHGDLYDHGSLVKAIKQVDVVISTVGHMQLADQVKIIAAIKEAGNVKRFFPSEFGNDVDRVHAVEPAKSAFETKAKIRRAVEAEGIPYTYVSSNYFAGYFLPTLAQPGLTSAPRDKLIILGDGNVAAVFNKEDDIATYTIRAVDDPRTLNKILYVRPPKNTYTFNQLAAVWEKKIGKTLEKIYVPEEKLLKDIQESPIPINVILSINHSVLVKGDHTNFEIEPSFGVEASELYPDVKYTTVDEYLDQFV, translated from the exons ATGGCTGAGAAAAGCAAGATCTTGTTTATCGGAGGCACCGGCTACATCGGAAAATTCATCGTCGAAGCAAGCGCAAAGTCTGGCCACCCCACCTTTGCTCTTGTCAGAGAGAGCACTCTCTCCGATCCCGTTAAGGGAAAACTCGTCGAGAAATTCAAGGATTTGGGCGTCACTTTGCTCCAT GGAGATCTCTACGACCATGGGAGCTTGGTAAAGGCGATTAAGCAGGTGGACGTGGTGATATCGACGGTTGGACACATGCAGTTAGCAGATCAGGTCAAGATCATTGCAGCCATTAAAGAAGCTGGTAATGTTAAG AGATTCTTTCCATCGGAATTTGGAAACGATGTGGACCGTGTCCATGCTGTTGAGCCAGCTAAGTCTGCATTTGAGACAAAGGCCAAAATCCGCCGTGCCGTTGAGGCCGAAGGCATCCCCTACACTTACGTTTCATCCAACTACTTTGCTGGGTACTTTCTACCTACGTTGGCACAGCCAGGACTCACTTCTGCTCCTAGAGACAAACTCATTATCTTAGGAGATGGAAATGTCGCGG CGGTTTTTAACAAGGAAGATGACATAGCAACCTACACGATTAGAGCTGTAGATGACCCAAGAACATTGAACAAGATCCTCTACGTGAGGCCTCCCAAAAACACGTACACATTCAATCAGCTTGCAGCAGTTTGGGAAAAGAAGATTGGCAAAACCCTGGAGAAAATCTATGTTCCAGAGGAGAAACTTTTGAAGGACATTCAAG AGTCCCCAATTCCAATCAATGTGATCTTGTCAATCAACCACTCGGTTCTTGTGAAGGGAGATCATACCAACTTTGAGATTGAGCCATCATTTGGCGTGGAGGCTTCCGAGCTCTACCCAGATGTCAAATACACCACTGTGGATGAATACCTGGACCAATTTGTTTGA